The proteins below come from a single Triticum aestivum cultivar Chinese Spring chromosome 5D, IWGSC CS RefSeq v2.1, whole genome shotgun sequence genomic window:
- the LOC123125403 gene encoding NAC domain-containing protein 86 — translation MAPVGLPPGFRFHPTDEELVNYYLKRKIHGLHIELDIIPEVDLYKCEPWDLAEKSFLPSRDPEWYFFGPRDRKYPNGFRTNRATRAGYWKSTGKDRRVMTQQHHGGGGAGGGARAIGMKKTLVYYRGRAPQGVRTDWVMHEYRLDDKDSEDTIAIQDTYALCRVFKKNAICAEVEELQEGQCSMALLEGACQQLLASSRTAGQEYYQTPSPDVPAGSTSCGADADADDDADKDDSWMQFISEDAWCSSTAAEESTSCAG, via the exons ATGGCGCCGGTGGGTCTGCCGCCGGGTTTCCGGTTCCACCCGACGGACGAGGAGCTGGTGAACTACTACCTGAAGCGCAAGATCCACGGGCTCCACATCGAGCTCGACATCATCCCGGAGGTGGACCTCTACAAGTGCGAGCCCTGGGACCTCGCAG AGAAGTCGTTTTTGCCGAGCCGTGACCCGGAGTGGTACTTCTTCGGGCCGAGGGACCGCAAGTACCCCAACGGCTTCCGGACCAACCGGGCGACGCGGGCAGGGTACTGGAAGTCCACCGGCAAGGACCGGCGCGTCATGACGCAGCAGcaccacggcggcggaggagccggcggGGGCGCGCGGGCAATCGGGATGAAGAAGACGCTGGTGTACTACCGCGGACGCGCGCCGCAGGGGGTGCGCACCGACTGGGTGATGCACGAGTACCGCCTCGACGACAAGGACTCCGAGGACACCATCGCCATCCAG GACACCTACGCGCTGTGCCGGGTCTTCAAGAAGAACGCCATCTGCGCCGAGGTGGAGGAGCTGCAGGAGGGGCAGTGCAGCATGGCACTGCTCGAGGGCGCCTGCCAGCAGCTGCTCGCCAGCAGCCGCACTGCCGGACAGGAGTACTACCAGACCCCGTCGCCCGACGTGCCCGCAGGGTCCACCTCCTGCGGTGCTGACGCCGACGCAGACGACGACGCTGACAAGGACGACTCCTGGATGCAGTTCATCTCCGAGGACGCCTGGTGCTCCAGCACCGCCGCCGAGGAGAGCACCTCCTGCGCCGGCTGA
- the LOC123122542 gene encoding NAC domain-containing protein 86 — protein sequence MAPVGLPPGFRFHPTDEELVNYYLKRKVHGQSIELDIIPEVDLYKCEPWELAEKSFLPSRDPEWYFFGPRDRKYPNGCRTNRATRAGYWKSTGKDRSINYQKRSIGMKKTLVFYQGRAPQGIRSNWVMHEYRIEESECNNTMGVQDSYALCRVFKKNVPAGEFEKQGECSSSQAKANQEQVTDFEDAGESSTANENDKDNSWMQFIVEDLWCSNKTK from the exons ATGGCGCCGGTTGGTCTCCCCCCAGGCTTTAGGTTTCATCCAACTGATGAGGAGCTTGTGAACTATTACCTCAAGAGGAAGGTCCATGGCCAGAGCATCGAACTCGACATCATCCCAGAGGTAGACCTCTACAAGTGTGAGCCTTGGGAGCTAGCAG AGAAATCGTTCCTGCCCAGTAGAGACCCTGAGTGGTACTTCTTTGGGCCAAGGGATAGGAAGTATCCAAATGGATGCCGGACGAACCGAGCAACTCGGGCAGGATACTGGAAATCGACCGGCAAAGATCGATCCATCAACTACCAGAAGAGGTCAATCGGTATGAAGAAGACATTAGTCTTCTACCAAGGCCGAGCTCCTCAGGGGATCAGGAGCAACTGGGTCATGCATGAGTACCGCATCGAGGAAAGCGAATGCAACAACACCATGGGGGTTCAG GACTCCTATGCGCTATGTCGGGTTTTCAAGAAAAATGTGCCGGCTGGTGAATTTGAAAAACAAGGGGAATGCAGCTCATCACAGGCTAAAGCAAATCAAGAACAGGTTACAGACTTCGAGGATGCTGGAGAGTCCTCAACTGCAAACGAGAATGACAAAGACAAT